A genomic region of Pelodiscus sinensis isolate JC-2024 chromosome 1, ASM4963464v1, whole genome shotgun sequence contains the following coding sequences:
- the LOC142830451 gene encoding olfactory receptor 52K2-like, whose product MSDFNTTNFTNPSSFILLGIPGLEAAHVWLSIPFCIMYAIVVLGNFTLLFIVKKESSLHVPVYYFLCILAVTDLVLSTSILPKMLSIFWFNSREIDFNACLTQMFFLHSFSMIESGILVAMALDRYVAICHPLRHSTILTNPVVGKMSLTVALRSGVLTLPGLLLARQWPYCRTNIIPHTYCEHMAMVKLACADIRVSSYYGLFVVFFVTCLDVVFISISYTQILRAVFHLPTKDARCKTFGTCGSHLGAILAFYIPCVLSLLMHRFGHSVALHFHVLLSNMYALFPPVLNPIIYGVRTREIRDRLLRLFTQKGN is encoded by the coding sequence ATGTCAGATTTCAACACCAccaacttcaccaacccctcctccttcatcctgctgggcatccctggcctggaggccGCCCACGTCtggctctccatccccttctgcatcatgtaCGCCATAGTTGTTTTGGGGAATTTCACCCTTCTCTTCATTGTGAAGAAGGAGTCGAGCCTCCATGTGCCtgtgtactatttcctctgcatacTAGCTGTCACTGATCTGGTCCTGTCCACTTCCatcctgcccaaaatgctgagcatcttctggttcaattccagggagatagATTTTAATGCCTGCCTTACCCAGATGTTCTTCCTTCACAGCTTTTCCATGATAGAATCTGGGATCTTagtggccatggcgttggatcgctatgtggccatctgccatcccctgcgacattccaccatcctgacaaaccccGTGGTGGGCAAGATGAGTCTGACTGTGGCTCTGCGCAGTGGTGTACTCACACTTCCCGGTCTTCTCctggcaaggcagtggccatattgcagaaccaacatcatcccccacacCTACTGCGAGCACATGGCCATGGTGAAGCTGGCTTGTGCTGACATCCGCGTCAGTAGTTACTACGGACTCTTTGTGGTATTTTTTGTGACCTGTCTGGATGTAGTTTTTATCTCTATctcctacacccagatcctcagggccgtcTTCcacctccccacaaaggacgcccggtGCAAGACTTTTGGGACTTGTGGCTCCCACCTGGGTGCCATCCTAGCCTTTTACATCCCATGTGTGTTGTCCTTATTGATGCACCGATTTGGCCACAGTGTGGCCCTGCATTTCCATGTTCTCCTTTCTAACATGTACGCCTTGTTCCCTCCcgtgctgaaccccatcatctacggggtgaggaccagagagatccgggacaggctgctccgTCTCTTCACTCAGAAAGGGAACTAA